A single window of Vidua chalybeata isolate OUT-0048 chromosome 7, bVidCha1 merged haplotype, whole genome shotgun sequence DNA harbors:
- the ABCB6 gene encoding ATP-binding cassette sub-family B member 6 isoform X1, translating to MAVLGGYCEGNNSITQAWVQQGFQPCFFFTLVPSVLLSVCLLLGALQYACYARFSRAMEPKYIPRSRLYRGQVLLSLFLALQPFGGLLWQGVGLRQLYGYMLLYACLWALSWGCAIALLQLEHTRVLAHDRTRGHGTVLLLFWALAFAAENLTLVCWRSPLWWWALEDTNQKVQFGFWLLRYTCTFMLFILGMKAPGLPHKPYMLLINEEERDVENSQPLLTDASRTTSTWKDFQRKLRLLVPYMWPRGNHLLQGLVLFCMALMGLERAINVFVPIYYKNIVNELTVGAPWHTLAWTVCSYVGLKFLQGGGAGSTGFVSNLRTFLWVWVQQFTNRQVQVQLFAHLHGLSLRWHLGRRTGEVLRSVDRGTSSINSLLSYIIFSIVPTIADIVISIVYFTSVFSAWFGLIIFVCMSLYLTLTIFITEWRTKYRRDMNTRDNEAKSRAVDSLLNFETVKYYNAESYEVNRFNDAIVKYQVSEWKVSASLGLLNQTQNLVIGLGLLAGSLLCAYFVTENKLQVGDFVLFGTYIIQLYTPLNWFGTYYRMIQNSFVDMENMFELFHEEQEVKDVVNASDLRLEAGQIEFENVHFSYMDGKEILQDVSFSVMPGQTLALVGPSGSGKSTIIRLLFRFYDVQGGCIRIDGQDISQVKQASLRAHIGVVPQDTVLFNDTIANNIRYGRILATDQEVQEAARAADIHDRILSFPDGYNTQVGERGLKLSGGEKQRVAIARTILKGPHIILLDEATSALDTETERNIQASLAKVCAHHTTIVVAHRLSTVVGADQILVLKDGHIVERGRHEELLQKGGVYAGMWLQQQTGDEGESKEHQTEKPQSSKKAS from the exons atggctgtgctggggggctACTGTGAGGGCAACAACTCCATCACCCAGGCCTGGGTCCAGCAGGGCTTCCAGCCCTGTTTCTTCTTCACGTTGGTGCCATCGGTACTGCTGAGCGTCTGCCTTTTGCTGGGTGCCCTGCAGTATGCCTGCTACGCCCGCTTCAGCCGTGCCATGGAGCCCAAGTACATTCCCCGCTCTCGCCTCTACCGTGGCCaggtcctgctgtccctgttcctggccctgcagcccttTGGTGGGCTGCTGTGGCAAGGAGTGGGACTGAGACAGCTCTACGGGTATATGTTGCTGTATGCCTGCCTCTGGGCcctcagctggggctgtgccattgccctcctgcagctggagcataCCCGAGTGCTGGCCCATGACCGAACACGGGGCCATGGCActgtcctcctcctcttttgGGCACTGGCCTTTGCTGCTGAGAACCTGACCCTGGTGTGCTGGAGGAGCCCTCTGTGGTGGTGGGCACTGGAGGACACCAACCAGAAG GTGCAGTTTGGCTTCTGGCTGCTGCGTTACACCTGCACATTCATGCTCTTCATCCTGGGCATGAAGGCCCCGGGGCTACCCCACAAGCCCTACATGCTGCTAATCAATGAGGAGGAGCGGGATGTGGAGAACAGCCAG CCACTCCTGACTGATGCCAGCAGGACCACCTCCACCTGGAAGGATTTCCAGAGGAAGCTGCGGCTGCTGGTGCCATACATGTGGCCGAGGGGCAACCACCTGCTGCAGGGGCTTGTGCTGTTCTGCATGGCACTCATGGGGCTGGAGCGGGCCATCAATGTCTTCGTCCCCATCTACTACAAGAACATTG TGAATGAGCTGACAGTTGGTGCTCCCTGGCACACCCTGGCCTGGACTGTCTGCAGCTATGTGGGGCTGAAGTTCCTGCAAGGTGGAGGTGCTG GCTCCACTGGCTTTGTGAGCAACCTGCGCACCTTTCTGTGGGTGTGGGTGCAGCAGTTCACCAACAGGCAGGTGCAGGTGCAGCTCTTTGCCCACCTGCACGGGCTGTCCCTGCGTTGGCACCTGGGGCGTCGCACTGGTGAGGTCCTGCGTAGCGTGGACCGGGGCACCAGCAGCATCAACAGCCTGCTCAG CTACATCATCTTCAGCATTGTCCCCACCATTGCGGATATTGTCATCAGCATAGTTTACTTCACCTCGGTCTTCAGCGCTTGGTTTGGCCTCATCATCTTCGTGTGTATGAGCCTGTACCTGA CTCTGACCATCTTCATCACTGAGTGGAGAACCAAGTACCGTCGGGACATGAACACGCGGGACAATGAGGCCAAGTCGCGGGCCGTGGACTCACTCCTCAATTTTGAGACG GTGAAGTACTACAATGCAGAAAGCTATGAGGTGAACCGCTTTAATGATGCCATTGTCAAGTACCAG GTCTCAGAGTGGAAGGTCAGTGCCTCGCTGGGCCTCCTCAACCAGACCCAGAACCTGGTCATtggcctggggctgctggcagggtccctgctctgtgcctaCTTTGTCACTGAAAACAAGCTGCAG GTGGGGGATTTTGTCCTCTTTGGCACCTACATAATACAGCTCTACACGCCACTCAACTGGTTCGGGACTTACTATAG GATGATCCAGAATTCCTTTGTGGACATGGAAAATATGTTTGAACTCTTTCacgaggagcaggag GTGAAGGATGTGGTGAACGCTAGTGACCTGCGCTTGGAGGCTGGGCAGATTGAGTTTGAGAACGTGCACTTCAGCTACATGGATGG GAAGGAAATCCTGCAGGATGTCTCTTTCTCTGTGATGCCTGGACAGACCCTGGCTCTG GTGGGACCTTCAGGCTCTGGAAAGAGCACCATCATCCGTCTGCTCTTCCGCTTCTACGATGTACAGGGTGGCTGCATCCGCATTGATGGGCAGGACATCTCCCAG GTGAAGCAGGCTTCGCTGCGTGCTCACATTGGGGTGGTGCCCCAGGACACGGTGCTCTTCAACGACACCATCGCCAACAATATCCGCTATGGACGGATCCTGGCCACTGACCAGGAGGTACAGGAGGCAGCCCGGGCTGCTGACATCCACGACCGtatcctttcttttcctgatg GATACAACACCCAGGTGGGAGAGCGGGGTTTGAAGCTGAGCGGGGGTGAGAAGCAGCGTGTTGCCATCGCACGCACCATCCTGAAGGGTCCCCACATCATCCTGCTGGATGAG GCCACATCTGCACTTGACACAGAGACTGAGAGGAACATCCAGGCTTCTCTGGCCAAGGTCTGCGCCCACCACACCACCATTGTTGTTGCACACAG gCTCTCCACTGTGGTAGGCGCAGACCAGATCCTGGTGCTTAAGGATGGGCACATTGTGGAGCGAGGGAG gcatgaggagctgctgcaaaaGGGTGGTGTGTACGCTGGcatgtggctgcagcagcagactGGGGACGAGGGCGAGAGCAAGGAGCACCAAACTGAGAAGCCCCAGAGCAGCAAGAAAGCATCATGA
- the ABCB6 gene encoding ATP-binding cassette sub-family B member 6 isoform X2, whose translation MAVLGGYCEGNNSITQAWVQQGFQPCFFFTLVPSVLLSVCLLLGALQYACYARFSRAMEPKYIPRSRLYRGQVLLSLFLALQPFGGLLWQGVGLRQLYGYMLLYACLWALSWGCAIALLQLEHTRVLAHDRTRGHGTVLLLFWALAFAAENLTLVCWRSPLWWWALEDTNQKVQFGFWLLRYTCTFMLFILGMKAPGLPHKPYMLLINEEERDVENSQPLLTDASRTTSTWKDFQRKLRLLVPYMWPRGNHLLQGLVLFCMALMGLERAINVFVPIYYKNIVNELTVGAPWHTLAWTVCSYVGLKFLQGGGAGSTGFVSNLRTFLWVWVQQFTNRQVQVQLFAHLHGLSLRWHLGRRTGEVLRSVDRGTSSINSLLSYIIFSIVPTIADIVISIVYFTSVFSAWFGLIIFVCMSLYLTLTIFITEWRTKYRRDMNTRDNEAKSRAVDSLLNFETVKYYNAESYEVNRFNDAIVKYQVSEWKVSASLGLLNQTQNLVIGLGLLAGSLLCAYFVTENKLQVGDFVLFGTYIIQLYTPLNWFGTYYRMIQNSFVDMENMFELFHEEQEVKDVVNASDLRLEAGQIEFENVHFSYMDGKEILQDVSFSVMPGQTLALVGPSGSGKSTIIRLLFRFYDVQGGCIRIDGQDISQVKQASLRAHIGVVPQDTVLFNDTIANNIRYGRILATDQEDTTPRWESGV comes from the exons atggctgtgctggggggctACTGTGAGGGCAACAACTCCATCACCCAGGCCTGGGTCCAGCAGGGCTTCCAGCCCTGTTTCTTCTTCACGTTGGTGCCATCGGTACTGCTGAGCGTCTGCCTTTTGCTGGGTGCCCTGCAGTATGCCTGCTACGCCCGCTTCAGCCGTGCCATGGAGCCCAAGTACATTCCCCGCTCTCGCCTCTACCGTGGCCaggtcctgctgtccctgttcctggccctgcagcccttTGGTGGGCTGCTGTGGCAAGGAGTGGGACTGAGACAGCTCTACGGGTATATGTTGCTGTATGCCTGCCTCTGGGCcctcagctggggctgtgccattgccctcctgcagctggagcataCCCGAGTGCTGGCCCATGACCGAACACGGGGCCATGGCActgtcctcctcctcttttgGGCACTGGCCTTTGCTGCTGAGAACCTGACCCTGGTGTGCTGGAGGAGCCCTCTGTGGTGGTGGGCACTGGAGGACACCAACCAGAAG GTGCAGTTTGGCTTCTGGCTGCTGCGTTACACCTGCACATTCATGCTCTTCATCCTGGGCATGAAGGCCCCGGGGCTACCCCACAAGCCCTACATGCTGCTAATCAATGAGGAGGAGCGGGATGTGGAGAACAGCCAG CCACTCCTGACTGATGCCAGCAGGACCACCTCCACCTGGAAGGATTTCCAGAGGAAGCTGCGGCTGCTGGTGCCATACATGTGGCCGAGGGGCAACCACCTGCTGCAGGGGCTTGTGCTGTTCTGCATGGCACTCATGGGGCTGGAGCGGGCCATCAATGTCTTCGTCCCCATCTACTACAAGAACATTG TGAATGAGCTGACAGTTGGTGCTCCCTGGCACACCCTGGCCTGGACTGTCTGCAGCTATGTGGGGCTGAAGTTCCTGCAAGGTGGAGGTGCTG GCTCCACTGGCTTTGTGAGCAACCTGCGCACCTTTCTGTGGGTGTGGGTGCAGCAGTTCACCAACAGGCAGGTGCAGGTGCAGCTCTTTGCCCACCTGCACGGGCTGTCCCTGCGTTGGCACCTGGGGCGTCGCACTGGTGAGGTCCTGCGTAGCGTGGACCGGGGCACCAGCAGCATCAACAGCCTGCTCAG CTACATCATCTTCAGCATTGTCCCCACCATTGCGGATATTGTCATCAGCATAGTTTACTTCACCTCGGTCTTCAGCGCTTGGTTTGGCCTCATCATCTTCGTGTGTATGAGCCTGTACCTGA CTCTGACCATCTTCATCACTGAGTGGAGAACCAAGTACCGTCGGGACATGAACACGCGGGACAATGAGGCCAAGTCGCGGGCCGTGGACTCACTCCTCAATTTTGAGACG GTGAAGTACTACAATGCAGAAAGCTATGAGGTGAACCGCTTTAATGATGCCATTGTCAAGTACCAG GTCTCAGAGTGGAAGGTCAGTGCCTCGCTGGGCCTCCTCAACCAGACCCAGAACCTGGTCATtggcctggggctgctggcagggtccctgctctgtgcctaCTTTGTCACTGAAAACAAGCTGCAG GTGGGGGATTTTGTCCTCTTTGGCACCTACATAATACAGCTCTACACGCCACTCAACTGGTTCGGGACTTACTATAG GATGATCCAGAATTCCTTTGTGGACATGGAAAATATGTTTGAACTCTTTCacgaggagcaggag GTGAAGGATGTGGTGAACGCTAGTGACCTGCGCTTGGAGGCTGGGCAGATTGAGTTTGAGAACGTGCACTTCAGCTACATGGATGG GAAGGAAATCCTGCAGGATGTCTCTTTCTCTGTGATGCCTGGACAGACCCTGGCTCTG GTGGGACCTTCAGGCTCTGGAAAGAGCACCATCATCCGTCTGCTCTTCCGCTTCTACGATGTACAGGGTGGCTGCATCCGCATTGATGGGCAGGACATCTCCCAG GTGAAGCAGGCTTCGCTGCGTGCTCACATTGGGGTGGTGCCCCAGGACACGGTGCTCTTCAACGACACCATCGCCAACAATATCCGCTATGGACGGATCCTGGCCACTGACCAGGAG GATACAACACCCAGGTGGGAGAGCGGGGTTTGA